One genomic segment of Macaca fascicularis isolate 582-1 chromosome 19, T2T-MFA8v1.1 includes these proteins:
- the TRIM28 gene encoding transcription intermediary factor 1-beta isoform X2 yields MAASAAAASAAAASAASGSPGPGESSAGGEKRSTASSTAASASASASVSSPAGGGAEALELLEHCGVCRERLRPEREPRLLPCLHSACSACLGPAAPAAANSSGDGGAAGDGAVVDCPVCKQQCFSKDIVENYFMRDSGSKAATDAQDANQCCTSCEDNAPATSYCVECSEPLCETCVEAHQRVKYTKDHTVRSTGPAKSRDGERTVYCNVHKHEPLVLFCESCDTLTCRDCQLNAHKDHQYQFLEDAVRNQRKLLASLVKRLGDKHATLQKSTKEVRSSIRQVSDVQKRVQVDVKMAILQIMKELNKRGRVLVNDAQKVTEGQQERLERQHWTMTKIQKHQEHILRFASWALESDNNTALLLSKKLIYFQLHRALKMIVDPVEPHGEMKFQWDLNAWTKSAEAFGKIVAERPGTNSTGPAPMAPPRAPGPLSKQGSGSSQPMEVQEGYGFGSDDPYSSAEPHVSGVKRSRSGEGEVSGLMRKVPRVSLERLDLDLTADSQPPVFKVFPGSTTEDYNLIVIERGAAAAATGQPGTAPAGTPGAPPLAGMAIVKEEETEAAIGAPPTATEGPETKPVLMALAEGPGAEGPRLASPSGSTSSGLEVVAPEGTSAPGGGPGTLDDSATICRVCQKPGDLVMCNQCEFCFHLDCHLPALQDVPGEEWSCSLCHVLPDLKEEDGSLSLDGADSTGVVAKLSPANQRKCERVLLALFCHEPCRPLHQLATDSTFSLDQPGGTLDLTLIRARLQEKLSPPYSSPQEFAQDVGRMFKQFNKLTEDKADVQSIIGLQRFFETRMNEAFGDTKFSAVLVEPPPMSLPGAGLSSQELSGGPGDGP; encoded by the exons ATGGCGGCCTCGGCGGCGGCAGCCTCGGCAGCAGCGGCCTCGGCCGCCTCTGGCAGCCCGGGCCCGGGCGAGAGCTCCGCTGGCGGCGAAAAGCGCTCCACCGCTTCTTCGACCGCGGCCTCGGCCTCGGCCTCGGCCTCGGTGTCGTCGCCCGCGGGGGGCGGCGCCGAGGCGCTGGAGCTGCTGGAGCACTGCGGCGTGTGCAGAGAGCGCCTGCGACCCGAGAGGGAGCCCCGCCTGCTGCCCTGTTTGCACTCGGCCTGTAGTGCCTGCCTAGGGCCCGCGGCGCCCGCCGCCGCCAACAGCTCCGGGGACGGCGGGGCTGCGGGCGACGGCGCCG TGGTGGACTGTCCCGTGTGCAAGCAACAGTGCTTCTCCAAAGACATCGTGGAGAATTATTTCATGCGTGATAGTGGCAGCAAGGCTGCCACCGACGCCCAGGATGCTAACCAG TGCTGCACTAGCTGTGAGGATAATGCCCCAGCTACCAGCTACTGTGTGGAGTGCTCGGAGCCTCTGTGTGAGACCTGTGTAGAGGCGCACCAGCGGGTGAAGTACACCAAGGATCACACTGTGCGCTCTACTG GGCCAGCCAAGTCTCGGGATGGTGAACGTACCGTCTATTGCAACGTACACAAGCATGAACCCCTTGTGCTGTTTTGTGAGAGCTGTGATACTCTCACCTGCCGAGACTGCCAGCTCAATGCCCACAAGGACCACCA GTACCAGTTCTTAGAGGATGCAGTGAGGAACCAGCGCAAGCTCCTGGCCTCACTGGTGAAGCGCCTTGGGGACAAACATGCCACATTGCAGAAGAGCACCAAGGAGGTTCGCAGCTC GATTCGCCAGGTGTCTGATGTACAGAAGCGTGTGCAAGTGGATGTCAAGATGGCCATCCTGCAGATCATGAAGGAACTGAATAAGCGGGGCCGTGTGCTGGTCAACGATGCCCAG AAGGTTACTGAGGGGCAGCAGGAGCGCCTGGAGCGGCAGCACTGGACCATGACCAAGATCCAGAAGCACCAGGAGCACATTCTGCGCTTTGCCTCTTGGGCTCTGGAGAGTGACAACAACACAGCCCTTCTGCTTTCTAAGAAGTTG ATCTACTTCCAGCTGCACCGGGCCCTCAAGATGATTGTGGATCCCGTGGAGCCACATGGCGAGATGAAGTTTCAGTGGGACCTCAATGCCTGGACCAAGAGTGCCGAGGCCTTCG GCAAGATTGTGGCAGAGCGTCCTGGCACTAACTCAACAGGCCCTGCACCCATGGCTCCTCCAAGAGCCCCAGGGCCCCTGAGCAAGCAGGGCTCTGGCAGCAGCCAG CCCATGGAGGTTCAGGAAGGCTATGGCTTCGGGTCAG ATGATCCCTACTCAAGTGCAGAGCCTCACGTGTCAGGTGTGAAACG GTCCCGCTCAGGTGAGGGCGAGGTGAGCGGCCTTATGCGCAAGGTGCCACGAGTGAGCCTGGAACGCCTGGACCTGGACCTCACAGCTGACAGCCAGCCACCCGTCTTCAAGGTCTTCCCAGGCAGTACCACTGAGGACTACAACCTTATTGTTATTGAACGTGGCGCCGCTGCTGCAGCTACTGGCCAGCCAGGGACTGCACCTGCAGGAACCCCTGGTGCGCCACCCCTGGCTGGTATGGCCATTGTCAAG GAGGAGGAGACGGAGGCTGCCATTGGAGCCCCTCCTACTGCCACTGAGGGCCCTGAAACCAAACCTGTGCTTATGGCTCTTGCGGAGGGTCCTGGTGCTGAGGGTCCCCGCCTGGCCTCACCTAGTGGCAGCACCAGCTCAgggctggaggtggtggctcCTGAGGGTACCTCAGCCCCAGGTGGTGGCCCGGGAACCCTGGATGACAGTGCCACCATTTGCCGTGTCTGCCAGAAGCCAGGTGATCTGGTCATGTGCAACCAGTGTGAGTTTTGTTTCCACCTGGACTGTCACCTGCCGGCCCTGCAGGATGTACCAGG GGAGGAGTGGAGCTGCTCACTCTGCCATGTGCTCCCTGACCTGAAGGAGGAGGATGGCAGCCTCAGCCTGGATGGTGCAGACAGCACTGGCGTGGTGGCCAAGCTCTCGCCAGCCAACCAGCGG AAATGTGAGCGTGTTCTGCTGGCTCTCTTCTGTCATGAACCCTGCCGCCCCCTGCATCAATTGGCTACCGACTCCACCTTCTCCCTG GACCAGCCCGGTGGCACCCTGGATCTGACCCTGATCCGCGCCCGCCTGCAGGAGAAGTTGTCACCTCCCTACAGCTCCCCACAGGAGTTTGCCCAGGATGTGGGCCGCATGTTCAAGCAATTCAACAAGTTAACTGAG GACAAGGCAGACGTGCAGTCCATCATCGGCCTGCAGCGCTTCTTCGAGACGCGCATGAACGAGGCCTTCGGTGACACCAAGTTCTCTGCTGTGCTGGTGGAGCCCCCGCCGATGAGCCTGCCTGGTGCTGGCCTGAGTTCCCAGGAGCTGTCTGGTGGCCCTGGTGATGGCCCCTGA
- the CHMP2A gene encoding charged multivesicular body protein 2a: MDLLFGRRKTPEELLRQNQRALNRAMRELDRERQKLETQEKKIIADIKKMAKQGQMDAVRIMAKDLVRTRRYVRKFVLMRANIQAVSLKIQTLKSNNSMAQAMKGVTKAMGTMNRQLKLPQIQKIMMEFERQAEIMDMKEEMMNDAIDDAMGDEEDEEESDAVVSQVLDELGLSLTDELSNLPSTGGSLSVAAGGKKAEAAASALADADADLEERLKNLRRD, encoded by the exons ATGGACCTGTTGTTCGGGCGCCGGAAGACGCCAGAGGAGCTACTGCGGCAGAACCAGAGGGCCCTGAACCGTGCCATGCGGGAGCTGGACCGCGAGCGACAGAAACTAGAGACCCAGGAGAAGAAAATCATTGCAGACATTAAGAAGATGGCCAAGCAAGGCCAGATG GATGCCGTTCGCATCATGGCAAAAGATTTGGTGCGCACCCGGCGCTATGTGCGCAAGTTTGTATTGATGCGGGCCAACATCCAGGCTGTGTCCCTCAAGATTCAGACACTCAAGTCCAACAACTCGATGGCACAAGCAATGAAGGGTGTCACCAAGGCCATGGGCACCATGAACAGACAG CTGAAGTTGCCCCAGATCCAGAAGATCATGATGGAGTTTGAACGGCAGGCAGAGATCATGGATATGAAGGAGGAGATGATGAATGATGCTATTGATGATGCCATGGGTGATGAGGAAGACGAAGAGGAGAG TGATGCTGTTGTGTCCCAGGTCCTGGATGAGCTGGGACTTAGCCTAACAGATGAGCTGTCAA ACCTCCCCTCAACTGGGGGCTCGCTCAGTGTGGCTGCTGGTGGGAAAAAAGCAGAGGCCGCAGCCTCAGCCCTAGCTGATGCTGATGCAGACCTGGAGGAACGGCTCAAGAACCTGCGGAGGGACTGA
- the TRIM28 gene encoding transcription intermediary factor 1-beta isoform X1, translating into MAASAAAASAAAASAASGSPGPGESSAGGEKRSTASSTAASASASASVSSPAGGGAEALELLEHCGVCRERLRPEREPRLLPCLHSACSACLGPAAPAAANSSGDGGAAGDGAVVDCPVCKQQCFSKDIVENYFMRDSGSKAATDAQDANQCCTSCEDNAPATSYCVECSEPLCETCVEAHQRVKYTKDHTVRSTGPAKSRDGERTVYCNVHKHEPLVLFCESCDTLTCRDCQLNAHKDHQYQFLEDAVRNQRKLLASLVKRLGDKHATLQKSTKEVRSSIRQVSDVQKRVQVDVKMAILQIMKELNKRGRVLVNDAQKVTEGQQERLERQHWTMTKIQKHQEHILRFASWALESDNNTALLLSKKLIYFQLHRALKMIVDPVEPHGEMKFQWDLNAWTKSAEAFGKIVAERPGTNSTGPAPMAPPRAPGPLSKQGSGSSQPMEVQEGYGFGSVDDPYSSAEPHVSGVKRSRSGEGEVSGLMRKVPRVSLERLDLDLTADSQPPVFKVFPGSTTEDYNLIVIERGAAAAATGQPGTAPAGTPGAPPLAGMAIVKEEETEAAIGAPPTATEGPETKPVLMALAEGPGAEGPRLASPSGSTSSGLEVVAPEGTSAPGGGPGTLDDSATICRVCQKPGDLVMCNQCEFCFHLDCHLPALQDVPGEEWSCSLCHVLPDLKEEDGSLSLDGADSTGVVAKLSPANQRKCERVLLALFCHEPCRPLHQLATDSTFSLDQPGGTLDLTLIRARLQEKLSPPYSSPQEFAQDVGRMFKQFNKLTEDKADVQSIIGLQRFFETRMNEAFGDTKFSAVLVEPPPMSLPGAGLSSQELSGGPGDGP; encoded by the exons ATGGCGGCCTCGGCGGCGGCAGCCTCGGCAGCAGCGGCCTCGGCCGCCTCTGGCAGCCCGGGCCCGGGCGAGAGCTCCGCTGGCGGCGAAAAGCGCTCCACCGCTTCTTCGACCGCGGCCTCGGCCTCGGCCTCGGCCTCGGTGTCGTCGCCCGCGGGGGGCGGCGCCGAGGCGCTGGAGCTGCTGGAGCACTGCGGCGTGTGCAGAGAGCGCCTGCGACCCGAGAGGGAGCCCCGCCTGCTGCCCTGTTTGCACTCGGCCTGTAGTGCCTGCCTAGGGCCCGCGGCGCCCGCCGCCGCCAACAGCTCCGGGGACGGCGGGGCTGCGGGCGACGGCGCCG TGGTGGACTGTCCCGTGTGCAAGCAACAGTGCTTCTCCAAAGACATCGTGGAGAATTATTTCATGCGTGATAGTGGCAGCAAGGCTGCCACCGACGCCCAGGATGCTAACCAG TGCTGCACTAGCTGTGAGGATAATGCCCCAGCTACCAGCTACTGTGTGGAGTGCTCGGAGCCTCTGTGTGAGACCTGTGTAGAGGCGCACCAGCGGGTGAAGTACACCAAGGATCACACTGTGCGCTCTACTG GGCCAGCCAAGTCTCGGGATGGTGAACGTACCGTCTATTGCAACGTACACAAGCATGAACCCCTTGTGCTGTTTTGTGAGAGCTGTGATACTCTCACCTGCCGAGACTGCCAGCTCAATGCCCACAAGGACCACCA GTACCAGTTCTTAGAGGATGCAGTGAGGAACCAGCGCAAGCTCCTGGCCTCACTGGTGAAGCGCCTTGGGGACAAACATGCCACATTGCAGAAGAGCACCAAGGAGGTTCGCAGCTC GATTCGCCAGGTGTCTGATGTACAGAAGCGTGTGCAAGTGGATGTCAAGATGGCCATCCTGCAGATCATGAAGGAACTGAATAAGCGGGGCCGTGTGCTGGTCAACGATGCCCAG AAGGTTACTGAGGGGCAGCAGGAGCGCCTGGAGCGGCAGCACTGGACCATGACCAAGATCCAGAAGCACCAGGAGCACATTCTGCGCTTTGCCTCTTGGGCTCTGGAGAGTGACAACAACACAGCCCTTCTGCTTTCTAAGAAGTTG ATCTACTTCCAGCTGCACCGGGCCCTCAAGATGATTGTGGATCCCGTGGAGCCACATGGCGAGATGAAGTTTCAGTGGGACCTCAATGCCTGGACCAAGAGTGCCGAGGCCTTCG GCAAGATTGTGGCAGAGCGTCCTGGCACTAACTCAACAGGCCCTGCACCCATGGCTCCTCCAAGAGCCCCAGGGCCCCTGAGCAAGCAGGGCTCTGGCAGCAGCCAG CCCATGGAGGTTCAGGAAGGCTATGGCTTCGGGTCAG TAGATGATCCCTACTCAAGTGCAGAGCCTCACGTGTCAGGTGTGAAACG GTCCCGCTCAGGTGAGGGCGAGGTGAGCGGCCTTATGCGCAAGGTGCCACGAGTGAGCCTGGAACGCCTGGACCTGGACCTCACAGCTGACAGCCAGCCACCCGTCTTCAAGGTCTTCCCAGGCAGTACCACTGAGGACTACAACCTTATTGTTATTGAACGTGGCGCCGCTGCTGCAGCTACTGGCCAGCCAGGGACTGCACCTGCAGGAACCCCTGGTGCGCCACCCCTGGCTGGTATGGCCATTGTCAAG GAGGAGGAGACGGAGGCTGCCATTGGAGCCCCTCCTACTGCCACTGAGGGCCCTGAAACCAAACCTGTGCTTATGGCTCTTGCGGAGGGTCCTGGTGCTGAGGGTCCCCGCCTGGCCTCACCTAGTGGCAGCACCAGCTCAgggctggaggtggtggctcCTGAGGGTACCTCAGCCCCAGGTGGTGGCCCGGGAACCCTGGATGACAGTGCCACCATTTGCCGTGTCTGCCAGAAGCCAGGTGATCTGGTCATGTGCAACCAGTGTGAGTTTTGTTTCCACCTGGACTGTCACCTGCCGGCCCTGCAGGATGTACCAGG GGAGGAGTGGAGCTGCTCACTCTGCCATGTGCTCCCTGACCTGAAGGAGGAGGATGGCAGCCTCAGCCTGGATGGTGCAGACAGCACTGGCGTGGTGGCCAAGCTCTCGCCAGCCAACCAGCGG AAATGTGAGCGTGTTCTGCTGGCTCTCTTCTGTCATGAACCCTGCCGCCCCCTGCATCAATTGGCTACCGACTCCACCTTCTCCCTG GACCAGCCCGGTGGCACCCTGGATCTGACCCTGATCCGCGCCCGCCTGCAGGAGAAGTTGTCACCTCCCTACAGCTCCCCACAGGAGTTTGCCCAGGATGTGGGCCGCATGTTCAAGCAATTCAACAAGTTAACTGAG GACAAGGCAGACGTGCAGTCCATCATCGGCCTGCAGCGCTTCTTCGAGACGCGCATGAACGAGGCCTTCGGTGACACCAAGTTCTCTGCTGTGCTGGTGGAGCCCCCGCCGATGAGCCTGCCTGGTGCTGGCCTGAGTTCCCAGGAGCTGTCTGGTGGCCCTGGTGATGGCCCCTGA
- the UBE2M gene encoding NEDD8-conjugating enzyme Ubc12, translating to MIKLFSLKQQKKEEESAGGTKGSSKKASAAQLRIQKDINELNLPKTCDISFSDPDDLLNFKLVICPDEGFYKSGKFVFSFKVGQGYPHDPPKVKCETMVYHPNIDLEGNVCLNILREDWKPVLTINSIIYGLQYLFLEPNPEDPLNKEAAEVLQNNRRLFEQNVQRSMRGGYIGSTYFERCLK from the exons atGATCAAGCTGTTCTCGCTGAAGCagcagaagaaggaggaggagtcgGCGGGCGGCACCAAGGGCAGCAGCAAGAAGGCGTCGGCGGCGCAGCTGCGGATCCAGAAGG ACATAAACGAGCTGAACCTGCCCAAGACGTGTGATATCAGCTTCTCAGATCCAGACGACCTCCTCAACTTCAAGCTGGTCATCTGTCCTGATGAG GGCTTCTACAAGAGTGGGAAGTTTGTGTTCAGTTTTAAG GTGGGCCAGGGGTACCCACATGATCCCCCCAAGGTGAAGTGTGAGACAATGGTCTATCACCCCAACATTGACCTCGAGGGCAACGTCTGCCTCAACATCCTCAG AGAGGACTGGAAGCCAGTCCTTACGATAAACTCCATAATTTATGGCCTGCAGTATCTCTTCTTG GAGCCCAACCCCGAGGACCCACTGAACAAGGAGGCTGCAGAGGTCCTGCAGAACAACCGGCGGCTGTTTGAGCAGAACGTGCAGCGCTCCATGCGGGGTGGCTACATCGGCTCCACCTACTTCGAGCGCTGCCTGAAATAG